One region of Wyeomyia smithii strain HCP4-BCI-WySm-NY-G18 chromosome 3, ASM2978416v1, whole genome shotgun sequence genomic DNA includes:
- the LOC129727340 gene encoding tyrosine-protein kinase Dnt-like: MTNLCVYVGLFLLLAAGGGAHLNLYLNQLEVMRLLGLSAELYYVREGQVNEYALHFTVPVPANVQDISFTWQSLAGKPLPYKISIVTSDPLVLPKPSMNISRVGEIPTQIETFAIALKCAGRDPAEVEVTITIEVTLNRATGNATELVFRRKKICLNNDHPDVNQPDPYLLETVNHTPNGLMTLIVGGILAIVLVAILISIAYCARGSLKRKPHHAQPIRTSSFQRLQTHPPSAPSSIVSPPSIAPTIATLSRNKIYANAEPEELQRRISELTVQRCRVRLSSLLQEGTFGRVYRGSYNDSQEVLVKTVGQHASQIQVSLLLQEGMSLYGAQHPGILSVLGVSIEDHTAPFLLYLAPDNMRNLKIFLQEPVARTMTTIQIVKIQLQLAQALGHLHSHGVIHKDIAARNCVIDDQLRVKLADNSLSRDLFPGDYYCLGDSENRPIKWLALESIQYKQFSEASDTWAFGVLMWELCTLARQPYAEVDPFEMEHYLRENYRLSQPINCPDELFAIMAYCWTMLPMERPSFEQLQVCLQDFYAQLTRYV, from the exons GACTCTCGGCCGAGCTGTACTACGTTCGGGAAGGCCAGGTCAACGAATATGCGCTCCACTTTACCGTACCGGTACCGGCAAACGTGCAGGACATTTCGTTCACGTGGCAAAGTCTAGCCGGTAAACCACTGCCCTATAAAATCAGCATCGTTACCTCGGATCCGTTGGTTCTTCCGAAACCGTCGATGAATATTTCTCGAGTTGGTGAAATACCGACGCAGATTGAAACGTTTGCAATCGCGCTCAAATGCGCTGGTCGTGATCCAGCCGAGGTTGAAGTCACGATAACTATCGAAGTAACTCTGAACCGAGCTACAGGGAACGCTACGGAGCTAGTTTTCCGTAGGAAAAAGATTTGTCTGAACAA TGATCACCCGGATGTTAATCAACCAGATCCTTACCTACTGGAAACGGTGAATCACACTCCGAACGGCTTGATGACACTCATCGTCGGAGGTATTCTGGCAATTGTCCTGGTAGCGATCCTCATCTCAATCGCGTACTGCGCCCGTGGTTCGCTGAAACGTAAACCACACCACGCCCAACCGATTCGAACTTCCAGCTTTCAACGTCTCCAAACTCACCCACCATCGGCACCATCCTCGATCGTATCACCACCTTCGATCGCTCCAACCATCGCCACCCTATCCAGGAACAAAATCTACGCCAACGCTGAACCCGAAGAACTCCAGCGACGCATATCCGAATTAACTGTGCAACGCTGTCGCGTTCGGCTCTCATCACTGCTACAGGAGGGCACCTTCGGTCGGGTCTACCGTGGTTCCTACAATGACAGCCAAGAAGTGCTCGTTAAAACCGTCGGCCAACATGCCTCCCAGATCCAGGTTTCACTTCTGCTCCAGGAAGGTATGAGTTTATATGGTGCACAACACCCGGGTATTCTGTCCGTGCTGGGAGTTTCCATCGAAGATCACACCGCACCGTTCCTGCTGTATCTCGCTCCGGACAACATGAGAAACCTGAAGATCTTCCTCCAAGAACCGGTCGCTCGCACTATGACCACAATTCAAATCGTAAAAATTCAACTGCAGCTAGCACAAGCTCTTGGCCACTTGCATAGTCACGGCGTCATCCACAAAGACATTGCAGCTCGAAACTGCGT AATTGACGATCAGCTGCGGGTCAAGCTGGCTGACAACTCGCTCTCGCGGGATCTCTTCCCCGGTGATTACTACTGTTTGGGTGACAGTGAAAATCGACCAATCAAATGGCTCGCGTTGGAATCGATTCAGTACAAACAGTTTAGTGAAGCATCCGACACGTGGGCTTTCGGTGTGCTAATGTGGGAGCTGTGCACCCTGGCCAGACAGCCGTACGCTGAG GTTGATCCATTCGAGATGGAACACTACCTCCGTGAGAACTACCGATTGTCCCAGCCGATCAATTGTCCGGATGAACT TTTCGCAATCATGGCCTACTGCTGGACAATGCTACCTATGGAGCGCCCATCATTCGAGCAGCTGCAAGTCTGCCTGCAGGATTTCTATGCGCAGCTGACGAGGTATGTCTAG